A genomic stretch from Malus domestica chromosome 15, GDT2T_hap1 includes:
- the LOC103431277 gene encoding uncharacterized protein: MFIYIFLFGKKLWRLWRPLSKKLRSKSKQPHDCRFTPPLILSQLSGEKSMKRMPGSTGMWFTSGIEKFFKDRHYLDKEWGKYFSGAGRKVFLEELAVKLETLFSHWLRCMQMFSSMHAIFQKGC, translated from the exons ATGTTTATATATATCTTTTTGTTCGGGAAGAAGCTTTGGAGGTTATGGCGTCCACTGTCAAAGAAGCTTCGGAGCAAGAGCAAGCAGCCCCACGATTGCAGATTTACTCCACCTCTGATACTATCTCAACTTTCTGGagag aaaagtatgaaaaggatGCCAGGAAGTACTGGGATGTGGTTTACAAGCGGCATCGAGAAG TTCTTTAAAGATCGGCACTACCTGGACAAGGAGTGGGGCAAATATTTCTCG GGCGCTGGGCGGAAAGTTTTTTTAGAG GAATTGGCTGTGAAGCTGGAAACACTATTTTCCCACTGGTTGCGATGTATGCAGATGTTTTCATCCATGCATGCGATTTTTCAAAAAGGCTGTTGA